The Neomonachus schauinslandi chromosome 11, ASM220157v2, whole genome shotgun sequence genome contains a region encoding:
- the OOSP2 gene encoding oocyte-secreted protein 2 yields MKVSVALGVWTLLAVLIWPCTESIYVKVRCSMDWVMISVSPCGYSSSLYIFADELYLGSGCPVTRIQTYAYDFIYPVHDCGIRIKVVSEDTLLFQTEMYFNPRNLHCDHQKIPLECSASRKSVWLTPVSTENEIKLDPSPFIADFETTPEELGLLSSSQTGFLLKEEWRLGTGVMNFVGKTVFLC; encoded by the exons ATGAAGGTCTCTGTGGCTTTAGGGGTCTGGACGCTCCTTGCTGTCTTGATTTGGCCTTGCACCGAGAGCATCTATG TGAAAGTAAGATGTTCTATGGACTGGGTGATGATCTCGGTTAGCCCATGTGGGTACAGCAGCAGTCTGTATATATTTGCTGATGAATTATATCTGGGATCGGGTTGCCCTGTGACTCGGATACAAACATATGCATATGATTTTATATACCCTGTACATGACTGTGGGATCAGGATAAAG GTTGTTTCAGAGGATACTCTCCTTTTTCAAACAGAGATGTACTTTAACCCTAGGAATCTACATTGTGACCATCAGAAGATACCTTTGGAATGTTCTGCTTCTAG gaaatCGGTGTGGCTTACACCAGTTtctacagaaaatgaaataaaattggacCCCAGTCCCTTTATTGCTGACTTTGAGACAACACCGGAAGAACTAGGCTTACTAAGTTCAAGTCAGACGGGTTTCCTCCTCAAGGAGGAATGGAGACTTGGAACTGGTGTCATGAATTTTGTTGGAAAAACTGtctttttgtgttaa